From a region of the Actinopolymorpha singaporensis genome:
- a CDS encoding lactonase family protein translates to MDGIRRVYIGSFTKDAGGEGTGISLAHQDTGTGALRFVDVVAQTTSPAFLAWHPDGTHLYAVNERGDASVTAYAVGSDGGLSELNTEPTGGNGACHLTVHPSGRFLLTANYGSGHLSVHPIRPDGSLAERSDLIQHEGSGPRPDRQEGPHAHHIRVDPSGRHVLAVDLGLDAVLTYTLDLDDGTLAPGPVAETAPGAGPRHLAFGPDNLVHVAGELDSTVTTYVLDPATGALTHQGVAPSTLAQAPDDNYPSEIGISDDGRMLYVANRGLDVIGALSVQGGRVKPVADVPTGGAWPRHLVVSGQHLYVANERSHQVTHFVLDAATGVPEQADDVLEIPSPACVLPAPQ, encoded by the coding sequence GTGGACGGCATCCGCAGGGTCTACATCGGCTCGTTCACCAAGGACGCGGGCGGGGAGGGCACCGGCATCAGCCTGGCCCACCAGGACACCGGGACCGGTGCGCTCCGTTTCGTCGACGTGGTGGCGCAGACGACGTCTCCGGCGTTCCTGGCCTGGCACCCCGACGGCACCCACCTGTACGCGGTCAACGAACGCGGCGACGCCTCCGTCACCGCCTACGCGGTCGGCTCCGACGGCGGCCTGAGCGAGCTCAACACCGAACCCACCGGCGGCAACGGCGCGTGCCACCTGACCGTCCATCCCTCCGGCCGGTTCCTGCTCACCGCCAACTACGGCAGCGGCCACCTGTCGGTGCACCCGATCCGGCCGGACGGCTCACTCGCCGAACGCTCCGACCTGATCCAGCACGAGGGGTCCGGGCCGCGCCCCGACCGGCAGGAGGGCCCGCACGCCCACCACATCCGGGTCGACCCGAGCGGCCGGCACGTGCTGGCCGTCGACCTCGGCCTGGACGCGGTGCTCACCTACACCCTCGACCTCGACGACGGGACCCTCGCACCCGGTCCGGTGGCCGAGACCGCACCGGGAGCGGGGCCGCGGCACCTCGCGTTCGGGCCGGACAACCTCGTGCACGTGGCCGGTGAGCTCGACTCCACGGTCACGACGTACGTCCTCGACCCAGCCACCGGCGCGCTCACCCACCAGGGCGTGGCGCCGTCCACCCTGGCCCAGGCGCCGGACGACAACTACCCCTCGGAGATCGGGATCAGCGACGACGGGCGCATGCTCTACGTCGCCAACCGCGGGCTGGACGTCATCGGCGCGCTGTCGGTACAGGGCGGGCGGGTCAAGCCGGTCGCCGACGTGCCGACCGGAGGGGCGTGGCCGCGGCACCTCGTGGTGTCCGGGCAGCACCTCTACGTCGCCAACGAGCGCTCCCACCAGGTCACGCACTTCGTGCTCGACGCCGCGACCGGGGTGCCCGAGCAGGCCGACGACGTGCTGGAGATTCCCAGCCCGGCCTGTGTCCTGCCCGCACCGCAGTAG
- a CDS encoding SDR family NAD(P)-dependent oxidoreductase has translation MGEFTGKVALVAGGGSGIGRAVTELLAAEGATVVVATNVEDHVRALREELTGTPGEVSAVVADLTRAEEVRRYVDEAAERHGGIDVLVNSAGVQRYGTVEETSEELWDEVLAVNLKAMYLTARFAVPHLRARGGGAIVNVASVQAYVTQDRVAAYAASKGGILALTRAMAVDHARDGIRVNAVCPGSVDTPMLRWSADLFRGDRDAEDVLADWGRSHPIGRIAKPAEVAELVAFLAGDRSSFVTGADYRVDGGLLAMAPVVLPEK, from the coding sequence ATGGGTGAGTTCACGGGCAAGGTGGCCCTGGTCGCGGGCGGCGGCTCGGGCATCGGCCGGGCGGTGACCGAACTCCTCGCCGCCGAAGGCGCCACGGTGGTCGTCGCCACGAACGTCGAGGACCACGTCCGCGCGCTGCGCGAGGAGCTCACCGGGACGCCGGGCGAGGTCAGCGCGGTGGTCGCCGACCTGACCCGCGCCGAGGAGGTCCGGAGGTACGTCGACGAGGCGGCCGAGCGGCACGGCGGGATCGACGTCCTGGTCAACTCCGCCGGCGTGCAGCGGTACGGCACCGTCGAGGAGACCTCGGAGGAGCTGTGGGACGAGGTGCTCGCGGTCAACCTCAAGGCGATGTACCTCACCGCCAGGTTCGCCGTACCCCACCTGCGAGCCCGTGGCGGCGGGGCGATCGTGAACGTCGCGTCGGTGCAGGCCTACGTCACCCAGGACCGGGTGGCCGCCTACGCGGCGTCCAAGGGCGGCATCCTCGCGCTGACGCGGGCGATGGCCGTCGACCACGCCCGCGACGGCATCCGGGTCAACGCGGTCTGCCCCGGCTCGGTCGACACCCCGATGCTGCGCTGGTCGGCCGACCTGTTCCGCGGCGACCGGGACGCCGAGGACGTGCTCGCCGACTGGGGCCGCAGCCACCCGATCGGCCGGATCGCCAAGCCGGCCGAGGTGGCCGAACTGGTGGCGTTCCTCGCCGGCGACCGGTCGTCGTTCGTCACCGGCGCCGACTACCGCGTCGACGGCGGCCTGCTGGCCATGGCCCCCGTCGTCCTCCCGGAGAAGTAG
- a CDS encoding Gfo/Idh/MocA family oxidoreductase translates to MRRRRAAIVGTGGIAGTHARALRAYADQVEIVAATDLDAGRLAAFTSQWEIPGRYPSLGDLLAAEQPDLVHLCTPPGAHAAAVPDARGVRRISAQAPRLARDVETEDVSFAHLTFANGAVASIVNSVLSPREESYLRFDFAGATLELSHLYGHRLDSWTYTPAPGFEQDAPPWPPSGEEVPSGHQAQFGELFASLRDGRRPAATGAGLRRTLESVTGIYASAFTGRRVTRDGLTADSPFYHRLNGSPASRARTVIRRRS, encoded by the coding sequence ATGCGGCGACGACGTGCGGCCATCGTCGGAACGGGCGGCATCGCGGGTACCCACGCCCGTGCACTGCGCGCGTATGCCGACCAGGTGGAGATCGTGGCCGCCACCGACCTCGACGCCGGGCGGCTGGCGGCGTTCACCTCCCAGTGGGAGATTCCCGGCCGGTACCCCTCGCTGGGGGACCTGCTCGCGGCCGAACAGCCCGACCTGGTGCACCTGTGCACTCCGCCGGGCGCGCACGCGGCCGCCGTGCCTGACGCTCGCGGAGTTCGACGCATCAGCGCACAGGCACCGCGGCTGGCCCGTGACGTGGAGACCGAGGACGTGTCGTTCGCGCATCTGACGTTCGCCAACGGCGCCGTCGCCAGCATTGTCAACAGCGTCTTGTCACCGCGCGAGGAAAGCTACCTCCGCTTCGACTTCGCCGGCGCCACGCTGGAGTTGTCGCATCTGTACGGGCACCGGCTGGACTCCTGGACCTACACGCCGGCACCGGGGTTCGAGCAGGACGCGCCGCCGTGGCCGCCCAGCGGTGAGGAGGTGCCGAGCGGCCACCAGGCGCAGTTCGGCGAGTTGTTCGCGAGCCTGCGCGACGGCCGCCGTCCGGCCGCCACCGGTGCCGGGCTGCGGCGCACGCTGGAGAGCGTCACCGGCATCTACGCCTCGGCGTTCACCGGCAGGCGCGTCACCCGGGACGGGCTCACCGCGGACAGCCCGTTCTACCACCGGCTGAACGGCTCACCCGCCAGCCGAGCTCGGACCGTCATCCGGCGGCGGTCGTGA
- a CDS encoding methylated-DNA--[protein]-cysteine S-methyltransferase, whose protein sequence is MTSQTSATTTHTCTIGSPVGALTLRSNGTHLTQLHFTGDAPLDRGDLNDDPVLTAAVEQLDAYFAGERTEFDLPLDPGGTAFQRRVWAALREIPYAETETYGELARRIGSPTASRAVGAANGQNPIAIVVPCHRVVGANGKLVGFGGGVDRKVVLLEREAKVRLERDFG, encoded by the coding sequence ATGACCTCGCAGACCAGCGCCACCACGACCCACACCTGCACGATCGGCTCCCCCGTCGGCGCGCTCACCCTCCGCTCGAACGGCACCCACCTGACCCAGCTGCACTTCACCGGCGACGCTCCGCTGGACCGGGGCGACCTGAACGACGACCCCGTGCTGACCGCCGCGGTCGAGCAGCTCGACGCCTACTTCGCCGGCGAACGCACCGAGTTCGACCTGCCGCTGGACCCCGGTGGTACGGCGTTCCAGCGCCGGGTGTGGGCGGCGCTGAGGGAGATCCCGTACGCCGAGACCGAGACCTACGGCGAGCTGGCCAGGCGGATCGGCTCGCCCACCGCCTCCCGCGCGGTCGGGGCGGCGAACGGGCAGAATCCCATCGCCATCGTCGTGCCCTGCCACCGCGTGGTGGGCGCCAACGGCAAGCTGGTCGGTTTCGGCGGCGGGGTCGACCGCAAGGTGGTCCTGCTGGAGCGGGAGGCGAAGGTCCGGCTCGAACGCGACTTCGGCTGA
- a CDS encoding NAD(P)/FAD-dependent oxidoreductase, protein MRVVVIGGGIVGASAAYHLAERDVEVVLVDRGDPGRATDAGAGIVAPWLSRSTADPDAFRLYVAGACYYPELLARLADAGEPDTGYEAVGGVQVDADEDNLAAAYELTRERAARIPQVGTVTRLTPAEVRRLFPPLHPDLAAVHVSGGGRVDGARMRGALTRAGARRGVRLVTGSARLLLVDGRVGGVHLDSGASENGGDGETGTIIGSDAVVVAAGAWCGELLEPAGVKLALAPQKGQIVHLSLTGAETSAWPVVQPPGGHYLLAFPGGRVVVGATRETGSGYDHRVTAAGLHEVLNAALTVAPGLADARVLETRVGFRPTSEDGLPLLGCVPGIEGLVLATGLGATGLTAGPYTGAVAAALAVGERPELDLTAYDPLRR, encoded by the coding sequence ATGCGGGTGGTGGTGATCGGCGGGGGCATCGTCGGAGCGAGCGCGGCGTACCACCTGGCCGAACGCGACGTCGAGGTCGTCCTGGTCGACCGGGGGGACCCCGGCCGGGCCACCGACGCCGGCGCCGGAATCGTCGCCCCCTGGTTGTCTCGTTCGACCGCCGACCCCGACGCCTTCCGGCTCTACGTCGCCGGCGCCTGCTACTACCCCGAGCTCCTGGCCCGGCTGGCCGACGCCGGCGAACCCGACACCGGCTACGAAGCGGTCGGTGGCGTGCAGGTCGACGCCGACGAGGACAACCTGGCCGCGGCGTACGAACTCACTCGCGAACGCGCCGCCCGGATCCCCCAGGTGGGAACGGTCACCCGGCTCACCCCCGCGGAGGTTCGCAGGTTGTTCCCGCCGCTGCACCCGGACCTGGCGGCGGTTCACGTGAGCGGCGGCGGGCGGGTCGACGGCGCCCGGATGCGCGGCGCGCTGACCCGCGCGGGCGCCCGTCGTGGAGTCCGGCTGGTGACCGGGTCGGCCCGGTTGCTGCTGGTCGACGGACGCGTCGGCGGCGTACACCTGGACAGCGGCGCGAGCGAGAACGGCGGCGACGGCGAGACCGGCACGATCATCGGCTCCGACGCGGTGGTGGTCGCCGCCGGCGCCTGGTGCGGCGAACTCCTCGAACCCGCGGGCGTCAAGCTCGCCTTGGCACCGCAGAAGGGCCAGATCGTCCACCTGTCGCTGACCGGCGCCGAGACGTCCGCGTGGCCGGTCGTCCAGCCTCCCGGCGGCCACTACCTGCTGGCGTTTCCGGGCGGCCGGGTGGTGGTCGGTGCGACTCGCGAGACGGGTTCGGGGTACGACCACCGGGTCACCGCCGCCGGCCTGCACGAGGTGCTGAACGCCGCGCTGACGGTCGCACCCGGCCTCGCCGACGCGCGGGTGCTGGAGACCCGGGTCGGGTTCCGGCCCACCAGCGAGGACGGACTGCCGTTGCTCGGGTGCGTTCCCGGGATCGAGGGTCTGGTGCTCGCCACCGGCCTCGGCGCCACCGGGCTGACCGCGGGCCCCTACACCGGCGCGGTCGCCGCCGCGCTCGCGGTCGGCGAACGCCCGGAACTCGACCTGACCGCGTACGATCCGCTGCGCCGGTGA
- a CDS encoding enolase C-terminal domain-like protein → MRITDLRATTVTVPLEAPLRHSNGAHWGRFVRTIVEVDTDEGITGLGEMGGGGQGAALAFAGLRPYLLGHDPFALEELRFKIANPTASLYNNRAQLLAAIEFACLDIVGKALGTPVYNLLGGRVRDRVPFASYLFFRYADAASGTGEVRTPDQLVEHALALKAAHGFTTHKLKGGVYPPAYELECYRALAAALPGDRFRHDPNCALSVEDAIRFGRAIEDLDNDYYEDPTWGLSGMRRVREAVRIPLATNTVVVNPEQLATNLRDPAVDTILLDTTFWGGIRACVKAANVCETFQQSVAVHSSGELGIQLATMLHLGAVLPALTLAADAHYHHLTDDVLAGGKLAYAGGSIAVPDGPGLGVTLDRDRLERYAELYRELGDYPYDRDPGRPDWYPLVPNDRWADPHRADLDRANLDRANLDRANPT, encoded by the coding sequence ATGAGGATCACCGACCTGCGTGCCACCACCGTGACCGTTCCGCTGGAGGCGCCGCTGCGGCACTCCAACGGCGCGCACTGGGGACGGTTCGTCCGCACGATCGTCGAGGTGGACACCGACGAGGGCATCACCGGCCTGGGCGAGATGGGCGGCGGCGGACAGGGCGCCGCGCTGGCGTTCGCGGGGTTGCGGCCCTACCTCCTCGGGCACGACCCGTTCGCGCTGGAGGAGCTTCGGTTCAAGATCGCCAATCCCACCGCGTCCCTCTACAACAACCGCGCCCAGCTGCTGGCGGCGATCGAGTTCGCGTGCCTGGACATCGTGGGCAAGGCGCTCGGCACTCCGGTGTACAACCTGCTCGGCGGCAGGGTTCGTGACCGGGTGCCGTTCGCGAGTTACCTGTTCTTCCGGTACGCCGACGCCGCGAGCGGGACCGGCGAGGTGCGTACGCCGGACCAGCTGGTCGAGCACGCCCTTGCGCTGAAGGCTGCGCACGGTTTCACCACCCACAAGCTGAAGGGTGGCGTCTACCCACCGGCGTACGAGCTGGAGTGTTACCGCGCGCTGGCCGCTGCGCTGCCCGGCGACCGGTTCCGCCACGACCCCAACTGCGCGCTGTCGGTGGAGGACGCGATCCGGTTCGGCCGGGCGATCGAGGACCTCGACAACGACTACTACGAGGACCCGACCTGGGGCCTTTCCGGCATGCGCCGCGTACGCGAGGCGGTGCGCATCCCGCTGGCCACCAACACCGTCGTGGTCAACCCCGAGCAGCTCGCCACCAACCTGCGCGACCCCGCGGTCGACACGATCCTGCTGGACACGACGTTCTGGGGCGGGATCCGGGCCTGCGTGAAGGCGGCGAACGTGTGCGAGACCTTCCAGCAGTCGGTGGCCGTGCACTCCTCCGGCGAGCTCGGCATCCAGCTGGCGACGATGCTGCACCTCGGAGCCGTACTCCCCGCGCTGACGCTGGCCGCGGACGCGCACTACCACCACCTCACCGACGACGTGCTGGCCGGAGGGAAGCTGGCGTACGCCGGCGGCTCGATCGCCGTGCCGGACGGGCCGGGACTCGGCGTCACCCTCGATCGCGACCGGCTGGAACGCTACGCCGAGCTGTACCGCGAGCTCGGCGACTACCCGTACGACCGCGACCCGGGCCGGCCGGACTGGTATCCGCTGGTGCCGAACGACCGCTGGGCGGACCCTCACCGGGCAGACCTCGACCGGGCAAACCTCGACCGGGCAAACCTCGACCGGGCAAACCCCACGTAG
- a CDS encoding DNA-3-methyladenine glycosylase 2: MPSFEQCYRAVESRDPRFDGWIYIAVTSTGIYCRPSCPATTPRRRNARFFPTAAAAQDAGFRACRRCRPDAVPGSPEWDLRADVAARAMRLVDDGLVEREGVAGLAARLGYTTRHLGRLLSAELGAGPLALARARRAHTARLLLETTDLPITDVAFAAGFGSVRQFNDTIRAVFAATPGEVRRAGRRQVPTNGAVTLRLPYRPPYDAESGWRYLADRLVPGLEELDGTTYRRAVRLHHGAGVLALTPADGYVRCELHLDDLRDLGPAAARCRRLLHLDADPAGITDALGDDPLIGPLVRARPGLRVPGSVDAFETAVRAVVGQQVSVSAARTVVGRMVAAYADPLPHPVGTLTHSFPAPAALAEAGTLPMPAARTRTVTALAGAVAGGSLDLAPGADRAEVEAGLLALPGVGPWTAAYVALRGLGDPDAFPGTDLGIRRSLVALGVPDRPAEIAAVADRWRPLRSYAAQHLWTVVPAATRTATRTATRTATRTEGRAA; this comes from the coding sequence ATGCCGTCCTTCGAGCAGTGCTACCGAGCCGTGGAGTCACGTGATCCCCGCTTCGACGGCTGGATCTACATCGCGGTCACCTCCACCGGGATCTACTGCCGGCCGAGTTGTCCCGCTACCACCCCGAGGCGGCGGAACGCGCGGTTCTTCCCGACCGCCGCGGCCGCCCAGGACGCGGGGTTCCGCGCCTGCCGGCGGTGCCGCCCCGACGCCGTGCCGGGTTCGCCGGAGTGGGACCTGCGGGCCGACGTGGCCGCCCGGGCCATGCGGCTGGTCGACGACGGGCTGGTCGAACGCGAAGGGGTCGCGGGTCTGGCCGCCCGGCTCGGCTACACCACCCGCCACCTCGGCCGGCTGTTGTCCGCCGAGCTCGGCGCCGGCCCGCTCGCGCTGGCCCGCGCCCGCCGCGCACACACCGCCCGGCTGCTGCTGGAGACGACCGACCTGCCGATCACCGACGTCGCGTTCGCCGCGGGGTTCGGCAGCGTACGCCAGTTCAACGACACGATCCGCGCGGTGTTCGCGGCCACGCCCGGGGAGGTCCGCCGCGCCGGCCGGCGACAGGTGCCCACCAACGGCGCGGTCACCCTGCGGCTCCCCTACCGGCCGCCGTACGACGCCGAGTCCGGCTGGCGTTACCTCGCCGACCGCCTGGTCCCCGGGCTGGAGGAACTCGACGGCACCACCTACCGCCGGGCGGTCCGCCTGCACCACGGCGCGGGAGTTCTGGCGCTCACGCCCGCCGACGGTTACGTCCGCTGCGAGCTCCACCTGGACGACCTGCGCGACCTCGGGCCTGCCGCAGCCCGGTGCCGGCGGCTGCTGCACCTGGACGCCGACCCGGCCGGCATCACCGACGCGCTCGGCGACGACCCGCTGATCGGCCCGCTGGTCCGCGCCCGCCCGGGCCTGCGGGTGCCGGGCAGCGTGGACGCGTTCGAGACCGCCGTCCGCGCGGTCGTCGGCCAGCAGGTGTCGGTCTCCGCGGCACGTACGGTCGTCGGCCGGATGGTCGCGGCGTACGCCGATCCGCTGCCCCACCCCGTCGGCACACTGACCCACAGCTTCCCCGCCCCCGCCGCTCTTGCCGAGGCGGGCACCCTGCCGATGCCGGCGGCCCGGACCCGCACCGTCACCGCGCTGGCCGGCGCGGTCGCCGGCGGCTCCCTCGACCTCGCGCCCGGCGCGGACCGGGCCGAGGTGGAGGCCGGGCTTCTGGCGCTGCCCGGGGTGGGGCCCTGGACCGCCGCGTACGTCGCGCTGCGCGGGCTCGGCGACCCGGACGCGTTCCCCGGCACCGACCTCGGCATCCGCCGCTCGCTGGTCGCCCTCGGCGTACCCGACCGGCCCGCTGAGATCGCCGCCGTCGCCGACCGGTGGCGGCCCCTTCGCAGCTACGCCGCACAGCACCTGTGGACCGTCGTGCCGGCGGCCACCCGCACGGCCACACGTACGGCCACACGTACGGCCACACGTACGGAAGGACGAGCCGCATGA
- a CDS encoding rhamnulokinase, protein MSDDVRLRAAAVDLGASSGRVLVGTVGPDHLDTEVVHRFPNEPVDVNGRLSWNLPSLWRGILAGIREAGERGVTSVGIDSWGVDYGLLDEAERLLAPPVHYRDSRTDGIMERVRADVGDRTLYATTGVQFMGFNTAYQLLAEDPATLRKARTMLLMPDLICHRLTGRIGAERTNASTTQLYDVRGRTWSEDLVRRLGLPRRLLPPLREPGDLLGPIRSQLRGPLGVSRDVWVTTVASHDTASAVAAVPAHDGHFAYVSCGTWSLVGMELGSPVLSAAGLAANFTNEVGVDGTIRYLRNVMGLWLLQESMRTWRDEGRPVGLARLLADAEAEPPLRSVVDAESPDFLAPGDMPERIRAHCRDTGQPEPTTPAQVTRCVLDSLALAHARNVAAAQRLSGRRVDVVHVVGGGAQNSLLCQLTADACGLPVVAGPVEATALGNLLVQARAHGVLVDRAEARDVVRRTQDLRTYEPRDHERWSALLAA, encoded by the coding sequence ATGAGCGACGACGTGCGACTTCGGGCCGCCGCGGTCGACCTGGGCGCGTCCAGCGGGCGCGTGCTGGTCGGCACGGTGGGCCCGGACCACCTCGACACCGAGGTCGTCCACCGGTTTCCCAACGAACCGGTCGATGTCAACGGCCGGTTGTCATGGAACCTTCCTTCGTTGTGGCGCGGGATTCTCGCCGGGATCCGCGAGGCCGGCGAACGCGGCGTGACGTCGGTCGGCATCGACTCGTGGGGCGTCGACTACGGTCTGCTGGACGAGGCCGAGCGGCTTCTCGCGCCACCGGTTCACTACCGTGACTCCCGTACCGACGGGATCATGGAGCGGGTACGCGCCGACGTCGGCGACCGCACCCTCTACGCCACCACCGGCGTGCAGTTCATGGGATTCAACACCGCCTACCAGCTGCTGGCCGAGGATCCGGCGACGCTGCGGAAGGCACGCACGATGCTGTTGATGCCGGACCTGATCTGTCACCGGCTCACCGGACGGATCGGTGCCGAACGCACGAACGCCTCCACCACCCAGCTGTACGACGTCCGGGGCCGCACGTGGTCCGAAGACCTCGTCCGCCGGCTCGGCCTGCCCCGCCGGCTGCTCCCGCCGCTGCGCGAGCCCGGCGACCTGCTCGGGCCGATCCGGTCGCAGCTGCGGGGGCCGCTCGGCGTCTCCCGCGACGTCTGGGTCACCACGGTGGCCTCGCACGACACCGCGTCGGCGGTCGCGGCGGTCCCGGCGCACGACGGCCACTTCGCCTACGTCTCCTGTGGCACCTGGTCACTGGTGGGCATGGAGCTCGGCTCGCCGGTGCTGTCGGCGGCCGGCCTGGCGGCCAACTTCACCAACGAGGTCGGCGTCGACGGGACGATCCGTTACCTGCGCAACGTGATGGGGCTGTGGCTGCTGCAGGAGAGCATGCGCACCTGGCGGGACGAGGGCCGGCCGGTCGGCCTGGCCCGGCTCCTCGCCGACGCCGAGGCCGAGCCGCCGCTGCGCAGCGTGGTGGACGCGGAGTCCCCGGACTTCCTGGCGCCCGGCGACATGCCCGAACGGATCCGCGCCCACTGCCGCGACACCGGCCAGCCCGAGCCGACCACGCCGGCCCAGGTCACCCGATGCGTGCTGGACAGCCTCGCGCTGGCCCACGCGCGCAACGTGGCGGCCGCCCAGCGGCTGTCCGGACGTCGGGTGGACGTGGTGCACGTCGTCGGCGGCGGCGCGCAGAACTCCCTGCTCTGCCAGCTCACCGCGGACGCCTGCGGGCTTCCCGTGGTCGCCGGGCCGGTGGAGGCGACGGCGCTGGGCAACCTGCTCGTCCAGGCCCGTGCGCACGGCGTACTCGTCGACCGCGCCGAGGCCAGGGACGTCGTACGGCGGACCCAGGACCTGCGCACGTACGAACCCCGCGACCACGAACGCTGGTCCGCGCTGCTCGCGGCCTGA
- a CDS encoding zinc-dependent alcohol dehydrogenase, with protein MRALVFRGPWDLAVEDRPDPVAGPGEVVVGVVSTGICGSDLHGYTGENGRRFPGQVMGHETVGRVVAVGPDVPASARLTEGALVTVHPVLACGTCDACRSGQDHRCPTKQIIGVAPAISAAFADLMVVPAANAIALPEDMPAEYGALVEPLTVGYHAMVRGRCGPDDNVLVVGGGPIGQACALAAGRLGAGRVTVSEPHPGRRALLADIGVTAVDPAAAPLADTLAEAGAANPTLVVDAVGSSRSLGDALTVAAEGERVVLVGMHEPQVSLSAYAVSIAERSVVGSYCYTREDFAGTAAWVADGPAELARLVEGRVSLADAPSAFRALAEGRDGSSKVLVFPAGVAG; from the coding sequence GTGCGTGCACTCGTTTTTCGCGGTCCTTGGGACCTCGCGGTCGAGGATCGGCCCGACCCGGTGGCAGGTCCGGGCGAGGTCGTGGTCGGTGTGGTGTCCACCGGCATCTGCGGGTCGGACCTGCACGGCTACACCGGTGAGAACGGCCGGCGGTTCCCGGGCCAGGTGATGGGACACGAGACGGTGGGCCGGGTGGTCGCCGTCGGGCCGGACGTGCCGGCGTCCGCGCGGCTGACCGAGGGTGCGCTGGTGACCGTGCACCCGGTGCTCGCCTGCGGCACGTGCGACGCGTGCCGGTCCGGACAGGACCACCGGTGCCCGACCAAACAGATCATCGGGGTCGCGCCCGCGATCAGCGCGGCGTTCGCCGACCTGATGGTGGTGCCGGCCGCGAACGCCATCGCGTTGCCGGAGGACATGCCGGCCGAGTACGGCGCGCTGGTGGAGCCGCTCACGGTCGGTTACCACGCTATGGTGCGTGGCCGGTGCGGACCCGACGACAACGTGCTGGTGGTCGGCGGCGGCCCGATCGGGCAGGCCTGCGCGCTGGCAGCCGGGCGCCTGGGCGCCGGCCGGGTCACCGTCTCCGAGCCGCATCCGGGGCGGCGGGCGCTGCTCGCCGACATCGGTGTGACGGCGGTGGACCCGGCGGCCGCACCGCTGGCCGACACCCTCGCCGAGGCCGGTGCCGCCAACCCCACCCTGGTCGTGGACGCGGTCGGATCGTCGCGGTCCCTGGGGGACGCGCTGACGGTGGCCGCGGAGGGCGAGCGGGTGGTGCTGGTGGGCATGCACGAGCCGCAGGTCAGCCTGTCGGCGTACGCCGTCAGCATCGCCGAGCGCAGCGTCGTGGGCAGCTACTGCTACACCCGCGAGGACTTCGCCGGCACCGCCGCCTGGGTCGCGGACGGGCCGGCCGAGCTCGCCCGGCTGGTCGAGGGCCGGGTCAGCCTGGCCGACGCGCCGTCGGCGTTCCGGGCGCTGGCCGAGGGCAGGGACGGCTCCAGCAAGGTGCTCGTCTTCCCGGCCGGCGTCGCCGGCTGA